One genomic window of Xanthobacter dioxanivorans includes the following:
- a CDS encoding MFS transporter, which yields MIIQLLRNAEFRSFLAGNTLSRLCMSGLTVLLGFQVYELTRNPFNLGLLGLTAAVPGISLVLYGGDVADRHNRRTLVLTTLGLFTLLAGVLALISQMEQGALLPVIYAVAFLASAIRAFEDPASVGLEAQVLPRHMVLRGVPILASAGRTAEVAGPAAAGLAWAAFGPAVTYGLIAALFAVSCLTILTGVKSHAPPPRTSDARALQRIGEGVRFVFASQVLVGSMVLDLFAVFFAGANALLPAIATDVLHVGPIGFGILRSASAAGALTAALAATRLLPARRAGVALHCIIAVFGLSVIVFGLSRTFYLSLAALFLAGLCDGVSMVIRHAILRLASPEAMRGRIAAVKSVFVGSSNELGAFQSGMTASLIGASATLCLGGVVTLFVVGAVALRAPLLWKLNLEAVTRPLAKEAA from the coding sequence GTGATCATCCAGCTGCTGCGGAACGCGGAGTTCCGTTCCTTCCTGGCCGGCAACACCCTCTCGCGCCTGTGCATGTCGGGGCTGACGGTGCTGCTCGGCTTCCAAGTCTACGAACTGACGCGCAACCCCTTCAATCTCGGCCTCCTCGGTTTGACCGCGGCGGTGCCCGGCATCTCCCTGGTGCTCTACGGCGGCGACGTGGCCGACCGCCACAACCGGCGCACCCTCGTCCTCACCACCCTGGGGCTGTTCACTCTGCTGGCGGGGGTCCTCGCCTTGATCTCCCAGATGGAGCAAGGCGCCCTGCTGCCGGTCATCTATGCCGTGGCCTTCCTCGCATCGGCCATCCGCGCTTTCGAGGACCCGGCCTCGGTCGGGCTGGAGGCGCAGGTTCTGCCCCGGCACATGGTGCTGCGCGGCGTGCCCATCCTCGCCTCGGCGGGGCGCACCGCGGAGGTGGCGGGACCGGCGGCGGCGGGCTTGGCCTGGGCGGCCTTCGGGCCGGCCGTCACCTATGGCCTCATCGCGGCCCTGTTCGCCGTCTCCTGCCTCACCATCCTCACCGGAGTGAAGAGCCACGCGCCCCCGCCCAGGACCTCGGACGCGCGCGCCCTGCAACGCATCGGCGAAGGCGTGCGCTTCGTCTTCGCCAGCCAGGTGCTGGTGGGCTCCATGGTGCTCGATCTGTTCGCGGTGTTCTTCGCCGGCGCCAACGCGCTGCTTCCAGCCATCGCCACCGACGTCCTGCACGTGGGCCCGATCGGCTTCGGCATCCTGCGTTCGGCGAGCGCAGCAGGAGCCCTGACCGCGGCGCTGGCGGCCACCCGGCTGCTGCCGGCCCGCCGCGCCGGGGTGGCGCTCCACTGCATCATCGCCGTGTTCGGGCTAAGCGTGATCGTGTTCGGCCTGTCCCGAACGTTCTATCTTTCGCTCGCGGCCCTCTTCCTCGCCGGGCTCTGCGACGGGGTGAGCATGGTGATCCGCCATGCCATCCTGCGCCTTGCCTCCCCGGAGGCCATGCGCGGGCGGATCGCCGCGGTGAAGTCGGTATTCGTGGGCTCGTCCAACGAGCTGGGCGCGTTCCAGAGCGGCATGACCGCAAGCCTCATCGGCGCCAGCGCCACCCTGTGCCTCGGCGGCGTGGTCACCTTGTTCGTGGTCGGCGCCGTCGCCCTGCGGGCGCCGCTCCTGTGGAAACTGAATCTGGAGGCGGTCACCCGGCCGCTCGCCAAGGAAGCGGCTTGA
- a CDS encoding amidase family protein produces the protein MTKSLGVPFRLEEATIAEMQAAIQAGETTVVAIVQHYIDRCRAYNGVASMLVTADGAPVAEATGTVRATQPLTFPTQTVKVSDILPDLYKYKGPPLEFGRMEATASDPEVMQQFGMIVGIPNAGQVNAIGTLNIRGERSVTCKGAFDLHPSLGDLPPGAPPVCQFFRQLPDALERAAELDATYGTDPDLEKMPMYGVVFSFKDPFDTKDMRSTGGGDAAYDMDFPARDHVLVEQLRNKGAIIFAKAINTEYNGRAGDPGGRHAPDQVLPSTLGYQRSTWGGNPSNPYDTTRAASLGSSSGSALSVSTNLVMASLGEETRASCRGPSNHNAVALILPHKAMLGFDGGAIGADIYCDRTGIHARTIGDCAKILDALKDPEKGYYDPRDPFTTVPRSSVLATPYVSHVATSAPPGALDGVRIGVIRESMTYPRDSRTEEPIVSAATQEIKEVLGKTLGATLVESSDPLWTPDPEIEQMSVDFRTALARLVPVFMPDLLFRLGRDGQPVFKEFVAAIQPTEFMPGKVFGSGTMTPIDYCVALADGRITPPVNLDLGTIQHQELANTFRFHIPQYLTRRAADWAQKGFSETITDFASLNARSKFWGDDQRSAFRNWEEIADPRNPLGGRQGVNERIMLRELLRRVDMMVILENKLDCLVRLHTPWAPGLIGHAYQYDIPSNLRPESLSGPNAGLSEMLVPAGFVTTVYDPVFKLTADGTRYVSAPSSTPTTIPEPGLPFSLVFRAEPGKEDIQLKVASAYEAASRRRVPPPAFGPIPMNVTTKATA, from the coding sequence ATGACCAAATCCCTCGGCGTGCCCTTCCGCCTGGAAGAAGCGACCATCGCGGAGATGCAGGCGGCCATCCAGGCCGGCGAGACCACTGTGGTCGCCATCGTGCAACACTATATCGACCGCTGCCGCGCCTATAACGGCGTCGCCAGCATGCTGGTGACGGCGGACGGCGCGCCCGTGGCCGAGGCCACCGGCACCGTCCGCGCCACGCAGCCCCTCACCTTTCCCACGCAGACGGTGAAGGTCTCCGACATCCTGCCTGACCTCTACAAGTACAAGGGGCCGCCGCTGGAGTTCGGCCGCATGGAAGCCACCGCCTCCGACCCGGAGGTGATGCAGCAGTTCGGCATGATCGTCGGCATCCCCAATGCCGGCCAGGTGAACGCCATCGGCACGCTGAATATCCGCGGCGAGCGCTCGGTGACCTGCAAGGGCGCGTTCGACCTGCACCCCTCCCTCGGTGATCTGCCCCCCGGCGCGCCGCCGGTGTGCCAGTTCTTCCGCCAGCTGCCCGACGCGCTGGAGCGCGCCGCCGAGCTGGACGCTACGTATGGCACCGATCCGGACCTCGAGAAGATGCCCATGTACGGCGTCGTCTTCTCCTTCAAGGATCCCTTCGACACCAAGGACATGCGGTCCACCGGCGGCGGCGATGCGGCCTACGACATGGACTTCCCGGCGCGCGACCACGTGCTGGTGGAGCAGCTGCGCAACAAGGGCGCCATCATCTTCGCCAAGGCGATCAACACCGAATATAACGGCCGTGCCGGCGATCCCGGCGGCCGGCACGCGCCAGACCAAGTGCTGCCCTCCACCCTCGGTTACCAGCGCTCCACCTGGGGCGGCAACCCCTCCAACCCCTACGACACCACCCGCGCCGCCTCGCTGGGATCGAGCTCCGGCTCGGCCCTTTCGGTGTCCACCAACCTGGTGATGGCGAGCCTGGGCGAGGAAACCCGCGCCTCCTGCCGCGGGCCGTCGAACCACAATGCGGTGGCACTGATCCTGCCCCACAAGGCCATGCTCGGCTTCGACGGCGGCGCCATCGGCGCCGACATCTATTGCGACCGCACCGGCATTCACGCCCGCACCATCGGCGACTGCGCCAAGATCCTCGACGCGCTTAAGGACCCCGAGAAGGGCTATTACGATCCACGCGACCCCTTCACCACGGTGCCGCGCTCCTCGGTGCTGGCCACGCCCTACGTGAGCCATGTGGCCACCTCGGCCCCGCCCGGCGCGCTGGACGGCGTGCGCATCGGCGTCATCCGCGAGTCCATGACCTATCCGAGGGACTCCAGGACCGAGGAGCCCATCGTCTCGGCCGCCACGCAGGAGATCAAGGAGGTGCTGGGCAAGACGCTCGGCGCCACCCTGGTGGAATCCTCCGATCCCCTGTGGACCCCCGATCCCGAAATCGAGCAGATGAGCGTGGACTTCCGCACCGCTTTGGCGCGGCTGGTGCCGGTGTTCATGCCGGACCTGCTGTTCCGCCTCGGTCGGGACGGCCAGCCGGTGTTCAAGGAATTCGTTGCGGCGATCCAGCCCACCGAGTTCATGCCCGGCAAGGTGTTCGGCTCCGGCACCATGACGCCCATCGATTATTGCGTCGCGCTGGCGGACGGCCGGATCACGCCGCCTGTCAACCTCGACCTCGGCACCATCCAGCACCAGGAGCTGGCCAACACCTTCCGCTTCCACATTCCCCAGTATCTCACCCGCCGCGCGGCGGACTGGGCACAGAAGGGCTTCAGCGAGACCATCACCGACTTCGCCAGCCTCAATGCGCGCTCCAAGTTCTGGGGCGACGACCAGCGCTCCGCCTTCAGGAACTGGGAGGAGATCGCCGATCCGCGCAATCCGCTCGGCGGCCGGCAGGGCGTCAACGAGCGCATCATGCTGCGCGAGCTGCTGCGCCGGGTGGACATGATGGTGATCCTGGAGAACAAGCTCGACTGCCTGGTGCGGCTGCACACGCCGTGGGCTCCGGGCCTCATCGGCCACGCCTACCAGTACGACATCCCGAGCAACCTGAGACCGGAATCCCTCAGCGGCCCCAATGCAGGGCTGAGCGAGATGCTGGTGCCGGCCGGCTTCGTGACCACGGTCTACGACCCGGTGTTCAAGCTCACCGCCGACGGCACGCGCTACGTGTCGGCGCCATCCTCGACGCCCACCACCATCCCGGAACCCGGCCTGCCCTTCTCCCTCGTGTTCCGCGCCGAGCCCGGCAAGGAGGACATTCAGCTCAAGGTCGCTTCCGCCTACGAGGCCGCCTCCCGGCGGCGCGTGCCACCGCCGGCCTTCGGGCCGATCCCCATGAATGTGACCACCAAAGCCACCGCCTGA
- a CDS encoding GntR family transcriptional regulator, translating into MFDVTREQKLLRHEIYRRLHHDIVTCALLPGQELRENELADQFSISKSPIRDALLKLEFEGLVEVLPRRGYRVRPLVWEDAEELYDMRDLLERECARVAIARAGDADFEALRLAARIRPSDAADFLGYNRRFHIALARTSGRKQLAEASIRVISQFDRMIVLSLSQLRIVRIKDLEKGHMAMVDALQQRDAALADELIRSHVHRSKERVREALSKMEVSMLAAPPRLPARQRKAAVR; encoded by the coding sequence GTGTTCGACGTGACGAGAGAACAGAAGCTGCTGCGCCACGAAATCTACCGTCGGCTGCACCACGACATCGTCACCTGCGCGCTGCTGCCCGGCCAGGAACTGCGCGAGAACGAGCTCGCGGACCAGTTCAGCATCAGCAAGTCGCCAATCCGCGACGCGCTCCTCAAGCTGGAATTCGAGGGCCTGGTGGAGGTGTTGCCCCGCCGTGGCTACCGCGTGCGCCCGCTGGTGTGGGAAGACGCGGAAGAACTCTACGACATGCGCGACCTCCTGGAGCGCGAATGCGCCCGCGTCGCCATCGCCCGTGCCGGCGATGCGGATTTCGAGGCCCTGCGCCTCGCCGCGCGGATCCGTCCGAGCGATGCGGCGGACTTCCTCGGCTACAACCGGCGCTTCCATATCGCCCTGGCCCGCACCTCCGGCCGCAAGCAGCTGGCCGAGGCGAGCATCCGGGTCATCTCCCAGTTCGACCGCATGATCGTCCTCAGCCTGTCGCAGCTGCGCATCGTGCGCATCAAGGACCTGGAAAAGGGCCACATGGCCATGGTGGACGCCCTGCAGCAGCGCGACGCGGCGCTGGCGGACGAGCTGATCCGCTCCCACGTGCATCGCTCCAAGGAGCGGGTGCGCGAGGCCCTGTCGAAGATGGAGGTGTCCATGCTCGCCGCGCCGCCGCGCCTGCCCGCCCGGCAACGCAAGGCGGCGGTTCGCTGA
- the cobS gene encoding adenosylcobinamide-GDP ribazoletransferase: MPTHRIAKDLAAALRFYSRIPLPAGGHPAEAHAAPDLDRIAYAIPLAGVVIGLVGGVVLVAAVALKLPAFLAAALAVTALVLATGAFHEDGLADTADGLGGGRDRAQKLAIMRDSRIGTYGTAALGLSLLLRIGALEALVTASGPLRTALTLVAASAVSRAAGILLLLALPPARADGSGAAFGQPSAEAALSCGLVAALVAAVVLVPSFGIGAAFAGLVGPLLALFFMVRLSGRLIGGQTGDVAGATQQVAEIVFLIGVLIFRGR; encoded by the coding sequence ATGCCGACCCATCGGATCGCCAAGGACCTCGCCGCCGCCCTGCGCTTCTATTCCCGGATTCCGCTCCCCGCCGGGGGGCATCCGGCGGAGGCCCATGCGGCGCCGGACCTCGACCGCATCGCCTACGCCATTCCCCTCGCGGGCGTGGTGATCGGTCTCGTGGGCGGCGTCGTGCTCGTTGCCGCGGTGGCGCTGAAGCTGCCCGCCTTCCTCGCCGCCGCGCTGGCGGTGACCGCGCTCGTGCTCGCCACCGGCGCCTTTCACGAGGACGGCCTCGCCGACACGGCCGATGGCCTCGGCGGGGGTCGGGACCGGGCGCAGAAGCTCGCCATCATGCGCGACAGCCGCATCGGCACCTACGGCACGGCCGCCCTGGGCCTCTCCCTGCTCCTGCGCATCGGCGCGCTCGAGGCGCTGGTGACGGCGAGCGGACCACTGCGCACGGCTCTCACGCTGGTCGCCGCGTCGGCGGTCTCGCGGGCCGCCGGCATCCTTCTGCTGCTCGCCCTCCCCCCGGCCCGCGCCGACGGGTCCGGCGCTGCCTTCGGACAGCCGTCGGCGGAAGCGGCGCTCTCCTGCGGCCTCGTCGCCGCCCTGGTGGCGGCGGTCGTCCTCGTGCCGAGCTTCGGAATAGGCGCGGCCTTCGCCGGGCTGGTGGGGCCCCTCCTCGCTCTGTTCTTCATGGTGCGCCTCTCCGGCCGCCTCATCGGCGGCCAGACGGGGGACGTGGCGGGTGCGACGCAACAAGTGGCAGAGATTGTCTTCCTCATTGGGGTGCTTATCTTTCGGGGCAGGTGA
- a CDS encoding DUF1289 domain-containing protein: protein MSMPPEPAPCQDAIATPCVRVCVVEPASSLCIGCGRTLREIGSWASYSHATRAAIMSALPERLDRLKASAPDAFTD, encoded by the coding sequence ATGTCCATGCCGCCGGAGCCCGCGCCCTGCCAGGACGCCATCGCCACGCCATGCGTGCGCGTGTGTGTCGTGGAGCCGGCGAGCAGCCTGTGCATCGGCTGCGGGCGAACCCTGCGCGAGATCGGCTCCTGGGCGTCCTATTCCCACGCCACGCGCGCCGCCATCATGTCCGCCCTGCCCGAGCGCCTCGACCGCCTGAAGGCGAGCGCGCCGGACGCGTTCACGGACTGA
- a CDS encoding TIGR02281 family clan AA aspartic protease — MRSDLLLWILLVGLFGGVVVLAVHHEQGQVAGLDLNQFGALVGQLSIAIFVGAALWSVARGRIAESLLAALFWLVLAAVLALGYTYREPLTQVGQRVLAEIAPGYAVNVARSPGIASVEVTRAASGDFGVRAAVNGTGLNMLVDTGATSVVLTHEAAQAAGLPVDFLKYDVPVDTAGGRTRAASVVLDSVVVGNIVERRVPALVSPPGMLRTSLLGMSFLSRLEAFEFRGDRLVMRGAAVAGR, encoded by the coding sequence ATGCGCAGCGACCTCCTCCTCTGGATCCTGCTCGTCGGCCTCTTTGGCGGCGTGGTAGTGCTGGCCGTGCACCACGAGCAGGGCCAGGTGGCCGGCCTCGACCTCAACCAGTTCGGCGCCCTGGTGGGACAGCTCTCCATCGCCATATTCGTCGGCGCCGCCTTGTGGTCGGTGGCGCGCGGGCGCATCGCCGAATCCCTTCTGGCCGCCCTGTTCTGGCTGGTGCTCGCGGCGGTCCTGGCCCTCGGCTACACCTATCGCGAGCCCCTCACCCAGGTGGGCCAGCGGGTACTCGCGGAGATCGCCCCCGGCTATGCGGTGAACGTCGCCCGCAGCCCCGGCATCGCCTCGGTGGAGGTGACGCGCGCGGCGTCCGGCGATTTCGGCGTCCGCGCCGCCGTCAACGGCACCGGTCTCAACATGCTGGTGGACACCGGGGCAACCTCCGTGGTGCTCACCCACGAGGCGGCCCAGGCTGCGGGCCTGCCGGTGGACTTCCTCAAATATGACGTGCCCGTGGATACCGCCGGCGGGCGCACCCGGGCCGCCTCGGTGGTGCTGGACAGCGTGGTGGTGGGCAACATCGTGGAACGGCGGGTGCCGGCGCTGGTCTCTCCGCCCGGCATGTTGCGCACCAGCCTCCTGGGGATGAGCTTCCTGTCTCGCCTGGAGGCCTTCGAGTTTCGCGGCGACCGGCTGGTGATGCGCGGCGCGGCGGTTGCCGGGCGCTGA
- a CDS encoding efflux RND transporter permease subunit, with product MLAETCIRRPVMTTLLMLSLVVAGLFAYRQLPVAALPRVDFPTINITATLPGASPDTMATAVATPIERQLATIAGISSLTSSSTQGSTSITVQFDLNRNIDAAALDVQSALSVAQRQLPQEMTTPPSYRKVNPADAPVLLLSVSSGTLPLSAVNEYADTLIGQQISQLPGVAQVQIYGTQKYAVRIRVDPGAAGVRNISSDDIQGAVEAAASNTPLGIVSGPKQAQTIDMGSSKADATQFRRTIVAWRNGAPVRLEEIATVSDGVENERVASWYNDTRGIVLAIVRQPDANTVSVVDEVRARLPEFRAQVPGAVSINVMFDRSVSIREAVADVQKTLFEAIVLVVLVIFLFLRNVRATIIPSLALPLSIIATFAVMWLFGYSINNMTLLALTLCVGFVVDDAIVVLENIYRHVENGEKPFRAAILGSREIGFTIISMTLSLVAVFIPVLFMGGVVGRVFREFAVTISVAILVSGLVSLTLTPMLCARVMKAPNHHKKPSAFFRITESMFDAWLAGYRVSLDFVLRHRPVMLVVTLITIGLSVYLYIIIPKGFFPQEDNGFLIGTVEAATDSSFDAMVERQKQVAAAVRADPDVDYLVSTAGATGSSRTTNSGRLFIALKPKGHGAGERTLTANEVIQNLRRRMTQVPGVNVFFQPVQNISVGAVASKSQFQYTLQSSDTQALYPAAATMEQRLGKLPGLRDVTSDLQITNPQLTIVLDKDKAAALGITEQKLRDALYTQFGTRQIATLFTSTNQYAIIAEVQPRFQREPGDLGRVYLRTASGAVVPLETIADIRRTVGPLSIQHQQQQPSVTISFNLAPGTSLGQAVEEIEAAAREAGLPASIVTGFQGTAQVFQDSLSNQPLLILAAVVVIYIVLGILYESFIHPITILSGLPAAGIGALLTLMAAGMELSVIAIIGIIMLVGIVKKNAIMMIDVALERRRGGAAPLDAIREAALLRFRPIMMTTLAAIFGVLPIAIGAGAGSELRQPLGVAVVGGLLFSQLLTLYITPVIYLYLDRLDAIVHHAVSGRHDEPVKPAAVPDRLAAE from the coding sequence ATGCTGGCTGAAACCTGCATCCGCCGCCCGGTAATGACGACGCTGCTGATGCTGTCGCTCGTCGTCGCCGGCCTGTTCGCCTACCGCCAGCTGCCGGTGGCGGCATTGCCGCGAGTGGACTTCCCCACCATCAACATCACCGCGACGCTGCCGGGCGCCAGCCCGGACACCATGGCAACGGCGGTGGCGACGCCCATCGAGCGCCAGCTGGCCACCATCGCCGGCATTTCCTCACTGACCTCGTCGTCGACGCAGGGTTCCACCTCCATCACGGTGCAGTTCGACCTCAATCGCAATATCGACGCGGCCGCCCTCGACGTGCAGTCGGCCCTCTCCGTGGCGCAGCGACAGCTGCCGCAGGAGATGACCACGCCGCCGAGCTACCGGAAGGTCAATCCGGCGGATGCCCCGGTGCTGCTCCTCTCCGTCTCGTCGGGCACCTTGCCGCTTTCGGCGGTGAACGAATATGCGGACACGCTGATCGGCCAGCAGATCTCCCAGCTTCCGGGCGTGGCGCAGGTGCAGATCTACGGCACGCAGAAATACGCCGTGCGCATCCGCGTCGATCCCGGCGCGGCCGGCGTGCGCAACATCTCGTCTGACGACATCCAGGGCGCGGTGGAGGCGGCCGCCTCCAACACGCCGCTCGGCATCGTCTCCGGCCCCAAGCAGGCCCAGACCATCGACATGGGCTCGTCCAAGGCCGACGCCACCCAGTTCCGCCGGACCATCGTCGCCTGGCGCAACGGCGCGCCGGTGCGGCTGGAGGAGATCGCCACCGTCTCCGACGGCGTCGAGAACGAGCGGGTTGCGAGCTGGTACAACGACACGCGCGGCATCGTGCTCGCCATCGTCCGCCAGCCGGATGCCAACACGGTGAGCGTGGTGGACGAGGTGCGCGCGCGCCTGCCGGAATTTCGCGCGCAGGTTCCGGGCGCGGTGAGCATCAATGTGATGTTCGACCGTTCCGTCTCCATCCGCGAGGCGGTGGCGGACGTGCAGAAGACCCTGTTCGAGGCCATCGTCCTCGTGGTGCTGGTGATCTTCCTGTTCCTGCGCAACGTGCGCGCAACCATCATCCCGTCCCTGGCGCTGCCGCTCTCTATCATCGCCACCTTCGCGGTGATGTGGCTGTTTGGCTATTCCATCAACAACATGACGCTGCTGGCGCTCACCCTGTGCGTCGGCTTCGTGGTGGACGACGCCATCGTCGTGCTGGAAAATATCTACCGCCACGTGGAGAACGGGGAAAAGCCCTTCCGCGCCGCCATCCTCGGATCGCGGGAGATCGGCTTCACCATCATCTCCATGACTCTGTCGCTGGTGGCGGTGTTCATTCCCGTGCTGTTCATGGGCGGCGTGGTCGGGCGCGTGTTCCGCGAATTCGCGGTGACCATCTCGGTGGCGATCCTCGTCTCCGGCCTCGTCTCCCTCACGCTCACGCCCATGCTGTGCGCGCGGGTGATGAAGGCGCCGAACCATCACAAGAAGCCGTCAGCCTTCTTCCGCATCACCGAGAGCATGTTCGACGCCTGGCTCGCCGGATACCGGGTGAGCCTCGATTTCGTGCTGAGGCATAGGCCGGTCATGCTGGTCGTGACGCTCATCACCATCGGCCTGTCGGTCTACCTCTACATCATCATCCCCAAGGGCTTCTTCCCGCAGGAGGACAACGGCTTCCTCATCGGCACGGTCGAGGCAGCCACCGACAGCTCCTTCGACGCCATGGTGGAGCGCCAGAAGCAGGTGGCGGCGGCGGTGCGGGCGGATCCCGACGTGGACTACCTGGTCTCCACGGCCGGCGCCACCGGCAGCAGCCGCACCACCAATTCGGGACGCCTGTTCATCGCGCTCAAGCCCAAGGGGCACGGCGCCGGCGAGCGCACGCTCACCGCCAACGAGGTGATCCAGAACCTGCGCCGCCGCATGACGCAGGTGCCCGGGGTCAACGTCTTCTTCCAACCGGTGCAGAACATCTCGGTGGGCGCCGTCGCCTCCAAGAGCCAGTTCCAGTACACCCTGCAAAGTTCGGACACGCAGGCGCTCTACCCGGCCGCCGCCACCATGGAGCAGCGCCTTGGCAAGCTGCCCGGCCTCAGGGACGTGACTTCGGACCTGCAGATCACCAATCCGCAGCTCACCATCGTGCTCGACAAGGACAAGGCGGCGGCCCTCGGCATCACCGAGCAGAAGCTGCGCGACGCCCTCTACACCCAGTTCGGCACGCGGCAGATCGCGACCCTGTTCACCTCCACCAACCAGTACGCCATCATCGCCGAGGTGCAGCCCCGCTTCCAGCGCGAGCCGGGCGACCTCGGTCGCGTCTACCTGCGCACCGCATCGGGTGCCGTGGTGCCGTTGGAGACCATCGCCGACATCCGCCGCACGGTGGGACCGCTTTCGATCCAGCACCAGCAGCAGCAGCCGTCCGTCACCATCTCCTTCAACCTCGCGCCGGGGACCTCCCTGGGCCAGGCGGTGGAGGAGATCGAGGCGGCCGCGCGCGAGGCCGGGCTGCCGGCCAGCATCGTCACCGGCTTCCAGGGCACCGCCCAGGTGTTCCAGGATTCGCTGTCCAACCAGCCGCTGCTCATCCTCGCGGCGGTGGTGGTGATCTATATCGTGCTGGGCATCCTCTACGAGAGCTTCATCCACCCAATCACCATCCTGTCCGGCCTTCCCGCGGCGGGCATCGGGGCGCTGCTGACGCTGATGGCGGCAGGGATGGAACTGTCCGTCATCGCCATCATCGGCATCATCATGCTGGTGGGCATCGTCAAGAAGAACGCGATCATGATGATCGACGTTGCGCTTGAACGACGACGCGGCGGCGCGGCGCCCCTCGACGCCATCCGCGAGGCGGCGCTGCTGCGCTTCCGGCCGATCATGATGACGACGCTGGCCGCCATCTTCGGCGTGCTGCCCATCGCCATCGGCGCCGGGGCGGGATCCGAGCTGCGCCAGCCCCTCGGCGTCGCGGTGGTGGGCGGGCTGCTGTTCTCGCAGCTCCTCACCCTGTACATCACGCCGGTGATCTATCTCTACCTCGACCGGCTCGATGCGATCGTGCACCACGCCGTGTCCGGACGCCACGACGAGCCCGTCAAGCCCGCCGCCGTGCCGGATCGCCTGGCGGCCGAGTAG
- a CDS encoding efflux RND transporter periplasmic adaptor subunit — protein MSSVRAGTVIRVDDTLATVRQLKPIYVAFGLPERYIGELRAAKDAKVSITLQGSGEVITGGAVAVIDNTVDPQTGTLTARAVFPNDDERLWPGTLGSVTVTLRVEQNIVAVPSEAVQAGQDGSFVFVVADGRAKVQPVKVGRTLEGRTVVLTGLDGGETVVTDGQLSLRNGSRVNVRNRAAPATGS, from the coding sequence GTGTCTTCGGTTCGGGCGGGCACGGTGATCCGTGTGGACGACACCCTCGCCACGGTCCGTCAGCTTAAGCCCATCTACGTCGCCTTCGGTCTTCCCGAACGCTATATCGGCGAGCTGCGCGCCGCCAAGGACGCCAAGGTCTCGATCACGCTGCAGGGCTCCGGGGAGGTCATCACCGGCGGCGCGGTGGCGGTGATCGACAACACCGTGGACCCCCAGACCGGCACGCTGACGGCCAGGGCCGTCTTCCCCAATGACGACGAACGGCTGTGGCCGGGCACCCTCGGCTCGGTCACGGTGACGCTGCGGGTAGAGCAGAACATCGTCGCCGTGCCGAGCGAGGCGGTGCAGGCCGGGCAGGATGGATCCTTCGTCTTCGTGGTCGCCGATGGCAGGGCGAAGGTGCAGCCGGTGAAGGTGGGACGCACCCTGGAGGGGCGGACAGTCGTCCTGACCGGGCTCGACGGGGGCGAGACGGTGGTGACGGACGGGCAGCTTTCGCTGCGCAACGGCAGCCGGGTGAACGTGCGCAACCGCGCCGCGCCCGCCACCGGGAGCTGA
- a CDS encoding efflux RND transporter periplasmic adaptor subunit, with protein MTVQKASRSGRIFLALAVVAAGAGGYWLWEHKPWVVAAAKTQAAPSERVVAVLTGQAERTALPVRAEALGTVESMVTVPVRSRVAAAVEKVGFADGAFVKAGDPLYVLDSRVIDAQIRQADATLARDKVQLEKTRRDVDRYTGLASRNAVSQVQVDDARTTADVQKATVEQDEANLQSLKVQRGYYDITSPSRGASACLRFGRAR; from the coding sequence ATGACCGTCCAGAAGGCGTCGCGTTCCGGTCGTATCTTCCTTGCCTTGGCGGTGGTCGCCGCCGGAGCTGGCGGCTACTGGTTGTGGGAGCACAAGCCCTGGGTCGTCGCGGCGGCGAAGACGCAGGCTGCCCCCTCCGAGCGGGTGGTGGCCGTGCTCACCGGGCAGGCGGAACGCACCGCGCTGCCGGTGCGGGCGGAGGCCCTCGGCACGGTAGAATCCATGGTTACGGTCCCGGTCCGCTCGCGGGTCGCGGCGGCGGTGGAGAAGGTGGGATTCGCCGACGGCGCCTTCGTGAAGGCTGGCGATCCCCTTTACGTCCTCGATTCCCGGGTCATCGACGCGCAGATTCGCCAGGCGGATGCAACCCTCGCCCGCGACAAGGTGCAGCTCGAAAAGACCCGACGCGACGTGGACCGCTATACCGGCCTTGCCTCCCGCAATGCGGTGTCGCAGGTGCAGGTGGACGATGCCCGCACCACCGCCGACGTGCAGAAGGCGACGGTGGAGCAGGACGAGGCGAACCTGCAATCCCTGAAGGTCCAGCGCGGCTATTACGACATCACATCCCCGTCACGGGGCGCATCGGCGTGTCTTCGGTTCGGGCGGGCACGGTGA